A genome region from Bombilactobacillus bombi includes the following:
- the ftsZ gene encoding cell division protein FtsZ, whose amino-acid sequence MDNATENTKAKIKVIGVGGAGGNAVNRMVEENIKGVEFIAANTDMQALDLSQADTRLQLGPKLTRGLGAGSNPDVGQKAAEESEDVISDLLKESDMIFITAGMGGGTGTGAAPVIARVAKDSGALTVGVVTRPFMFEGPKRAKFADKGIEELKQHVDTLVVIANNRLLEIVDKKTPMKEALHVADDVLRQGVQGISDLITSPGFVNLDFADIKTVMSDQGSALMGIGAANGENRIVEATKKAISSPLLEVSIDGAKQVLLNITGGPDLSLFEANEAANVVSQATSEDVNIIFGTSMDDNLGDEVRVTVIATGIDEDQPISGKVAPAKPVADEKGKSQSKTDDNPWGVGSNSKSNSSLGSNSSSSFDIFNQSEALNSDNDDEDSMPPFLKHHPKR is encoded by the coding sequence ATGGATAACGCAACAGAAAATACAAAAGCAAAAATCAAAGTAATTGGCGTTGGCGGTGCTGGCGGTAATGCTGTAAATCGAATGGTTGAGGAAAATATTAAGGGCGTTGAATTTATTGCTGCTAATACTGATATGCAAGCATTGGATTTATCCCAAGCAGATACTCGTTTACAATTAGGACCCAAGTTAACCCGTGGTTTAGGCGCTGGTTCTAATCCTGATGTTGGTCAAAAAGCAGCTGAAGAAAGCGAAGATGTTATATCTGATTTGTTAAAAGAATCAGATATGATTTTTATTACTGCAGGTATGGGTGGTGGTACTGGTACTGGTGCCGCTCCAGTTATTGCCCGAGTTGCTAAGGATTCCGGTGCCCTAACAGTTGGTGTGGTTACACGTCCCTTTATGTTTGAAGGCCCTAAACGAGCTAAATTTGCTGATAAGGGTATTGAAGAGTTAAAACAACATGTTGATACCTTGGTAGTAATTGCTAACAATCGCTTACTGGAGATTGTTGATAAAAAGACACCTATGAAAGAAGCATTACATGTGGCAGATGATGTTCTGCGCCAAGGTGTACAAGGTATTTCTGATTTAATTACTTCACCGGGATTTGTTAACTTGGATTTTGCAGATATTAAAACAGTAATGTCTGATCAAGGCTCAGCTTTGATGGGAATTGGGGCTGCTAACGGTGAAAATCGCATTGTAGAAGCTACTAAAAAAGCCATTTCTTCGCCATTATTAGAAGTTTCGATTGATGGTGCTAAACAAGTATTGTTGAATATTACTGGTGGGCCAGATTTGTCTTTGTTTGAGGCCAATGAAGCTGCTAACGTTGTTTCTCAAGCTACTAGTGAAGATGTTAATATTATCTTTGGTACATCAATGGATGACAATTTAGGTGATGAAGTGCGGGTAACTGTAATTGCAACGGGAATTGATGAAGATCAACCAATTTCTGGCAAAGTGGCTCCTGCTAAACCAGTAGCTGATGAAAAAGGTAAATCTCAAAGTAAAACTGATGATAATCCTTGGGGAGTTGGCAGTAATTCCAAAAGCAACAGTTCATTAGGCAGTAACTCTTCTAGCAGCTTTGATATTTTTAATCAGTCTGAAGCTCTTAATAGTGATAATGATGATGAAGATTCAATGCCGCCATTCTTGAAACATCATCCTAAAAGATAG
- the ftsA gene encoding cell division protein FtsA, whose protein sequence is MDDSMIIVSLDIGTTAMKVVVASVSKGQISVIGIGSSHAQGMNRGVIVDIDKASEAIREAVKKAASQSNTEVHDVVVSLPANGVQIFPCQGAIAINDQTKEIDNDDVQQVMSAALVQTLPAEQEYVALIPNDFSVDGFKNIKDPRGMIGSRLEFNGILYSLPKSIVHNVFKAVERAGLHVVHEVLAPAALSQVALNDGEKNFGAIIIDLGGGQSTASVIHDRKLKFSTVDTEGGNLVVHDISVVLNTTLNNAAKLQRYYGTVDTKSASNVEEFPVEVVGQDEPQAVTSEYLSEIIAARMQQIFSRLQKKLDSVKAFELPGGVIITGGLAEMDGVDRLAQKIFGVKVKVFVPKQMGLRHPAFTESLGLVSYAQSLNELDILAHEVIRQRKSTNYSDDTHFISQNENQTSKSYDSSSKTTSTPMGEKFKNFWKKFFD, encoded by the coding sequence ATGGATGATTCAATGATAATAGTAAGTTTAGATATTGGTACAACTGCTATGAAAGTTGTTGTTGCCAGTGTATCTAAAGGGCAAATAAGTGTAATAGGTATTGGCAGTTCACATGCGCAAGGCATGAATCGGGGAGTTATTGTCGATATTGATAAGGCTTCCGAGGCAATAAGAGAAGCTGTCAAAAAAGCGGCCTCACAGTCTAATACTGAAGTTCATGATGTTGTTGTTAGTTTACCAGCTAATGGTGTACAAATTTTTCCATGCCAGGGTGCCATTGCGATAAACGATCAGACCAAAGAAATTGATAACGACGATGTGCAGCAAGTTATGTCAGCAGCTTTAGTACAGACTTTGCCCGCAGAACAAGAATACGTAGCTTTAATTCCTAATGATTTTAGTGTAGATGGTTTTAAAAATATTAAAGATCCGCGGGGAATGATTGGTTCGCGTTTAGAATTTAATGGAATTTTGTACTCATTACCTAAGTCAATAGTGCATAATGTGTTTAAAGCAGTTGAACGTGCAGGATTACATGTTGTTCACGAAGTTCTAGCACCTGCAGCCTTAAGTCAAGTTGCCCTCAATGATGGTGAGAAAAACTTTGGTGCAATAATTATTGATTTAGGAGGAGGTCAAAGTACAGCTTCAGTGATTCATGATCGAAAGCTTAAATTCTCGACGGTTGATACCGAAGGTGGCAATCTCGTTGTTCATGATATTTCAGTGGTTTTAAATACTACTTTAAATAATGCAGCTAAATTACAACGTTATTATGGCACAGTGGATACTAAGTCTGCTTCTAACGTAGAAGAATTTCCCGTTGAAGTGGTGGGACAAGATGAACCACAAGCGGTAACTAGTGAATATTTGTCGGAAATTATTGCAGCACGTATGCAACAAATTTTTAGTCGTTTACAAAAAAAATTAGATAGCGTCAAAGCTTTTGAATTGCCAGGAGGAGTAATTATTACTGGTGGTTTGGCGGAAATGGACGGGGTTGATAGGTTAGCTCAAAAAATTTTCGGAGTAAAGGTGAAAGTTTTTGTTCCTAAACAAATGGGACTACGTCATCCTGCATTTACTGAAAGTTTAGGCTTAGTATCATATGCTCAAAGCTTAAATGAATTGGACATTTTGGCTCATGAGGTTATTCGTCAACGAAAATCAACTAATTATAGCGATGATACTCATTTTATATCACAAAATGAAAACCAAACATCTAAAAGTTATGATAGTAGTTCGAAGACAACGTCGACGCCAATGGGAGAAAAATTTAAGAATTTTTGGAAAAAATTCTTTGATTAA
- a CDS encoding cell division protein FtsQ/DivIB, translated as MARKKRNNLIFIDNGYKHPVKKRRHRRNIFQKISFKSYFMLLLLVLIVSIGYVFSPLGHVSQISVKGTNYIGAQQIIDASKISNDSLVVQTLFQKRTICRQIKRQVPLVKKVDYHYDNLNHLKITVQEYQTVGFLLKKDGYYRILENSQILHSKLQQPIGNFPIYQDFGSKTSLQRFVQLYLHLSLKLRNDISEIHGESKNQTKHPYRVMLYMNDGNIIIGDIRTLKSKLRYYPEIAHQMQTKGIVNLEVGAYSRPFPKKN; from the coding sequence ATGGCCCGTAAAAAACGAAATAATTTGATTTTTATCGATAATGGGTATAAACATCCTGTTAAAAAACGACGTCATCGACGGAATATTTTTCAGAAAATTTCTTTCAAAAGTTATTTTATGCTTTTATTACTCGTTTTGATTGTCAGTATAGGTTATGTATTTTCTCCTTTGGGTCATGTAAGTCAAATCTCTGTTAAAGGCACCAATTATATTGGAGCTCAGCAAATTATTGATGCTTCAAAAATCAGCAATGATTCTTTAGTGGTGCAGACGTTGTTTCAAAAAAGAACTATTTGTCGACAAATAAAACGACAAGTACCGTTAGTCAAAAAAGTGGATTATCATTATGATAATTTAAATCATTTAAAAATTACGGTTCAAGAATATCAAACCGTCGGTTTTCTTTTAAAAAAGGATGGCTATTACCGTATTTTAGAAAATAGTCAAATATTACATTCGAAGTTGCAACAGCCCATCGGAAATTTTCCGATTTATCAAGATTTTGGGTCAAAAACATCACTGCAAAGATTTGTACAATTGTATTTGCATTTGTCACTCAAATTGCGTAATGATATTTCTGAAATTCACGGTGAATCTAAGAACCAGACAAAACATCCTTATCGGGTAATGCTTTATATGAATGATGGAAATATTATTATCGGTGATATTCGTACATTAAAAAGCAAATTACGTTATTATCCAGAAATTGCACATCAAATGCAGACTAAAGGAATTGTGAATTTAGAAGTAGGAGCATATTCTCGACCTTTTCCGAAGAAAAATTAA